One Actinomycetota bacterium DNA segment encodes these proteins:
- a CDS encoding DUF1573 domain-containing protein has translation MPPQTSCKKFQRTVSEYLVRHKSILDVMSKFQEASAHVNRAMAKAVTNCGCLKIKAEKQPVPPNVNFSEVSKYVKTHIEGNLCPNCREVVEAELGNAMFYIAAFCTLLDLDLEKILSKENDRISTLGVYSLT, from the coding sequence ATGCCACCACAAACTTCCTGTAAGAAATTTCAACGCACCGTCTCCGAGTATCTGGTAAGACACAAAAGCATTCTTGATGTAATGTCCAAATTCCAAGAAGCCAGTGCTCATGTAAACAGAGCTATGGCCAAAGCGGTCACCAACTGTGGGTGTTTAAAGATCAAAGCTGAAAAACAACCCGTCCCCCCAAATGTCAACTTCTCCGAAGTTTCAAAATATGTAAAAACACATATAGAAGGGAACTTGTGTCCCAATTGCCGTGAGGTAGTGGAGGCGGAGTTGGGAAACGCCATGTTCTACATCGCAGCTTTTTGTACCCTTCTCGATCTCGACCTGGAAAAGATCCTCTCAAAGGAAAACGATCGAATCTCAACGTTGGGTGTGTACAGCTTGACTTGA
- the sigH gene encoding RNA polymerase sporulation sigma factor SigH, with the protein MQAHPGHHKRDSSVFQGLDDYELVISAREGNDSALEFLLDKYKNFVRIKARSYFLIGADKEDLIQEGMIGLYKAIRDFRPDKQSSFRAFAELCITRQMITAIKTATRQKHIPLNSYISLNKPMYYEDESDRTLVETLSGSEVTDPVELVISGEELKSIRSSFGEILSGLEAEVLRLYIDGKSYQEIAEELDRHVKSIDNALQRVKRKVELHLRRKIM; encoded by the coding sequence TTGCAAGCCCATCCGGGACATCATAAGCGTGATTCTTCGGTTTTTCAGGGCTTAGATGATTATGAACTCGTTATATCTGCTAGAGAGGGAAATGATTCGGCACTCGAATTTCTACTCGATAAATACAAAAACTTCGTTCGGATAAAGGCAAGGTCCTATTTCCTCATAGGCGCAGACAAAGAAGATTTAATTCAAGAAGGCATGATTGGATTATACAAAGCCATAAGAGATTTCCGTCCCGATAAGCAGTCCTCCTTTAGAGCCTTCGCTGAACTTTGTATCACCCGCCAAATGATTACGGCCATTAAAACGGCCACAAGACAGAAGCACATCCCATTGAATTCATACATCTCTCTAAATAAGCCCATGTATTACGAGGATGAATCGGATCGAACTTTGGTGGAAACCCTCTCTGGCTCCGAAGTAACCGACCCCGTGGAATTGGTGATCAGCGGCGAAGAACTCAAAAGTATCCGTTCTAGCTTCGGTGAGATATTAAGTGGCCTCGAAGCGGAAGTCTTGAGATTATATATTGATGGGAAATCCTATCAGGAAATCGCTGAGGAACTCGATAGACACGTAAAATCCATCGATAATGCCCTACAGCGTGTGAAGCGGAAAGTAGAACTACATTTAAGACGCAAAATAATGTAA
- a CDS encoding LuxR C-terminal-related transcriptional regulator: MSNKEIAKELFISDKTVKNHLRNIFSKLHINDRTTAAVIAIREGLAE, encoded by the coding sequence ATGAGCAACAAAGAAATTGCCAAGGAGCTTTTCATCAGCGATAAAACGGTCAAGAACCATCTGAGGAATATCTTCAGCAAACTGCACATCAACGACAGGACAACCGCAGCCGTGATCGCCATACGTGAAGGCTTGGCAGAATAA
- a CDS encoding polyprenol monophosphomannose synthase, which yields MVLSEVLIVIPTYNECENIEKLVKAIIAVDEDFNILFVDDDSPDGTGEIAFVLSEKFPQVQVLRRRGERGYGVACKDGFNYGLKREFKYIFSMDADFSHDPKDIPRLLRRMKNCSMVIGSRYVDGGKIVADWGFFRRLLSTWGNRFARFLLRLPFKDCTSGFRGYRREILKSLELDTITLDGYAFLIELLNRGYEKRFAIEEIPITYVDRQKGKSKLSRKVILEALILVIRLGLKRLFGKSSQAVHTQR from the coding sequence ATGGTCTTGTCCGAGGTACTGATAGTAATACCCACTTATAACGAGTGCGAAAATATAGAAAAGCTGGTTAAGGCGATAATTGCGGTTGATGAAGATTTCAATATCTTATTTGTGGACGACGATTCCCCCGATGGTACGGGCGAAATCGCCTTTGTCTTGTCCGAGAAATTTCCACAGGTGCAAGTCCTTCGCCGGAGAGGGGAAAGGGGATATGGAGTCGCCTGCAAGGATGGATTTAATTATGGTCTGAAACGGGAGTTCAAATATATTTTTTCCATGGATGCTGACTTTTCACATGACCCGAAAGATATTCCCAGGCTACTTCGGAGAATGAAGAATTGCTCCATGGTCATTGGCTCTCGCTATGTGGATGGTGGGAAGATCGTAGCCGATTGGGGATTCTTTCGAAGATTGCTGAGTACGTGGGGAAATAGATTCGCTCGCTTTCTCTTAAGACTTCCTTTCAAGGACTGCACCAGTGGCTTTAGAGGATATCGCCGAGAGATTCTGAAAAGTCTGGAATTGGATACGATTACCTTAGATGGATACGCTTTTTTAATTGAGCTTCTCAATAGAGGTTATGAGAAGAGGTTTGCAATCGAGGAAATACCCATAACCTATGTAGACAGACAGAAAGGAAAATCCAAACTTTCAAGGAAGGTCATCCTGGAGGCACTAATTCTGGTGATAAGGTTGGGGTTAAAGAGGCTTTTTGGGAAATCAAGTCAAGCTGTACACACCCAACGTTGA
- the ispF gene encoding 2-C-methyl-D-erythritol 2,4-cyclodiphosphate synthase yields the protein MRVGIGFDAHKFTSNRPLVLGGVHIPFPLGLEGYSDADVVIHAIIDAILGAISEGDMGLHFPDTEERYRDISSLTLLSEVKKILTERRYKVVNLDVVVALEEPKIAPFRDEMKGKIAHTLDIERDRVNVKATTTEGLGFTGRREGIAAYAVALVEQI from the coding sequence GTGAGGGTTGGTATTGGCTTTGATGCTCATAAATTTACCTCTAACCGCCCCTTAGTTTTGGGAGGGGTGCACATCCCCTTTCCCTTGGGACTCGAAGGATATTCCGATGCCGATGTTGTTATCCATGCAATCATCGATGCCATCTTGGGAGCCATCTCCGAGGGAGATATGGGACTACATTTCCCGGATACGGAGGAGAGGTATAGGGATATCTCCAGCCTCACTCTGCTCTCTGAGGTCAAAAAAATCTTGACCGAACGAAGGTACAAAGTGGTTAATTTAGATGTGGTCGTGGCCCTCGAGGAGCCAAAAATTGCTCCCTTTCGCGATGAGATGAAGGGAAAGATCGCTCATACTTTGGATATAGAGAGGGATCGGGTAAACGTCAAAGCCACCACCACCGAAGGTTTGGGCTTTACCGGGCGCAGGGAAGGAATCGCCGCTTATGCCGTGGCCCTGGTGGAACAAATTTAA
- the ispD gene encoding 2-C-methyl-D-erythritol 4-phosphate cytidylyltransferase, whose translation MLKVINVAVIAAAGRGERMGLGGGKQYILLGGKPILAHTLQVFEDCTPIHQVIVVANPEDIEFCRDEIIEKYGLSKVLEVVAGGPKRQDSVYNGLQALPKGTTTVMIHDGARPLVTPQIIEKAISALKGWDGVVVGVPATDTIKEVQDERIARTRPRAKLWCAQTPQVFKLKSLFEAHKQAKSDNFYGTDDAILLERMGYRIRMIMGSYENIKITTPEDLLIAEAILRKRQNESEG comes from the coding sequence GTGCTTAAGGTCATAAATGTTGCCGTGATCGCCGCTGCGGGGAGGGGGGAGAGGATGGGACTTGGGGGTGGTAAACAATATATTCTCCTGGGTGGCAAGCCAATTTTAGCCCATACCCTCCAGGTCTTTGAAGATTGTACCCCCATACATCAGGTCATAGTGGTGGCAAATCCCGAGGACATAGAATTTTGTCGGGACGAAATCATAGAAAAATACGGTCTCTCCAAGGTATTAGAGGTGGTTGCTGGGGGACCCAAAAGACAGGACTCCGTGTACAATGGTCTTCAAGCCCTGCCTAAAGGAACCACAACGGTGATGATCCATGATGGAGCGCGCCCCCTTGTAACCCCTCAAATCATAGAGAAGGCAATTTCCGCGTTAAAGGGTTGGGATGGTGTGGTGGTCGGAGTCCCCGCTACGGATACCATCAAAGAGGTGCAGGATGAAAGGATAGCCCGAACTCGTCCCCGAGCGAAACTTTGGTGTGCTCAAACTCCTCAGGTTTTTAAATTAAAGTCGCTATTCGAAGCCCACAAACAGGCGAAGTCCGATAATTTTTACGGTACTGATGATGCAATTCTCCTCGAGAGAATGGGGTACCGCATTAGAATGATCATGGGTTCTTACGAAAATATTAAAATAACAACCCCCGAAGATTTACTGATAGCCGAAGCTATCCTGAGGAAAAGACAAAATGAAAGTGAGGGGTGA
- a CDS encoding GTP-binding protein yields the protein HADYVKNMITGAAQMDGTILVVSAADGPMPQTREHILLARQVGVPYIVVFLNKADLVDDPELLELVEMEVRELLNEYEFPGDDTPVISGSALKSYECGCGKDTCESCGPIMELLKAV from the coding sequence TCATGCCGACTACGTGAAGAACATGATCACAGGTGCCGCCCAGATGGATGGGACCATCCTCGTGGTCTCCGCAGCCGATGGACCCATGCCCCAGACCAGGGAACACATCCTCCTGGCAAGACAGGTCGGTGTCCCATACATCGTGGTCTTCTTAAACAAGGCGGACCTGGTAGACGACCCAGAACTCTTGGAACTGGTGGAGATGGAGGTAAGAGAACTCTTAAATGAATACGAATTCCCGGGGGATGATACCCCGGTGATCTCAGGTTCGGCACTCAAGTCCTACGAGTGTGGCTGCGGCAAGGATACTTGCGAGTCCTGCGGCCCGATAATGGAGCTCTTAAAAGCTGTTG
- the cysS gene encoding cysteine--tRNA ligase, whose protein sequence is MSLRVYNTLTGKKEELVPREEGKIGMYVCGPTVYNYIHIGNARCYVAFDVIRRYLRHKGYEVIYVQNITDIDDKIINKAREENTTAEEISRKYTRAYLDDMESLGVEPIDVQPKATEHIPEMLEMIEKLIQKGYAYVVDGDVFFEVTKFEDYGKLSHRTLEEMRAGERVEIDPRKRHPMDFALWKKAKPGEPSWPSPWGDGRPGWHIECSAMSLKYLGMGFDIHAGGQDLIFPHHENEIAQSEAYAGTKPFVRHWLHNGFLSIEKEKMAKSLGNVILVREILERKYNPNALRLLFLEHHYRSPIDFTFDRLSESTEAFERLENLLGDIDDALEMCSVSSTSQIKTGEDVSRIVSETRAKFEEAMDDDSNTAAALAILFELAKDAHILLQNFKANPSVEARDLLIEIRKIFIELGEVLGLEFGLSIVQESNIKLPRIQELLKLLPEMMLNDLLDLYFELSQGPDTKETRAGLKEDFTKILNTILDVRKRARERKDWKTADNIRERLNGMGIEVRDVDTPKGYKWKFSFQRVIDIYERSR, encoded by the coding sequence ATGAGCCTGAGGGTTTATAATACCTTGACCGGTAAAAAGGAAGAGCTTGTCCCTCGTGAAGAGGGCAAAATTGGGATGTACGTCTGCGGACCCACGGTTTATAACTACATCCACATCGGAAATGCGCGCTGCTATGTAGCCTTCGATGTGATAAGAAGGTATTTGAGGCATAAGGGATACGAGGTCATTTACGTCCAGAATATCACCGATATTGATGATAAAATCATCAACAAGGCCCGGGAGGAGAATACCACCGCCGAGGAGATATCAAGGAAGTATACACGGGCTTATCTCGATGACATGGAGAGTCTGGGTGTGGAGCCGATAGATGTTCAACCCAAAGCCACCGAGCATATACCGGAGATGCTGGAGATGATCGAAAAGCTCATACAAAAGGGATACGCCTATGTCGTTGATGGAGATGTCTTCTTTGAAGTCACCAAATTTGAAGATTACGGGAAGCTTTCTCACCGCACTCTGGAGGAGATGAGAGCTGGGGAACGGGTTGAAATCGATCCACGCAAACGTCATCCCATGGATTTCGCTCTCTGGAAAAAGGCTAAGCCCGGTGAACCTTCCTGGCCCAGTCCGTGGGGAGATGGGAGACCCGGTTGGCACATCGAGTGCTCAGCCATGTCCCTCAAATATCTGGGCATGGGCTTCGATATCCACGCGGGAGGTCAGGATTTAATCTTCCCTCACCACGAGAATGAAATCGCTCAATCCGAAGCCTATGCGGGTACAAAACCCTTTGTGAGACATTGGTTGCATAATGGATTTTTAAGCATCGAAAAGGAGAAGATGGCCAAGTCCTTGGGCAATGTGATACTGGTAAGGGAAATTTTGGAAAGGAAATACAATCCCAATGCACTACGTCTGCTTTTTCTTGAGCACCATTATAGGAGCCCAATCGATTTTACCTTCGATCGGCTTTCCGAGTCCACCGAGGCCTTTGAGAGGTTAGAGAATCTCCTCGGGGATATCGACGATGCCCTTGAGATGTGCTCGGTCTCATCGACATCGCAAATAAAGACCGGCGAAGATGTATCTCGAATTGTTTCCGAGACCAGGGCAAAATTCGAGGAGGCAATGGACGACGATTCTAACACCGCCGCGGCGTTGGCTATCTTATTCGAACTGGCAAAAGACGCCCATATCTTGCTGCAGAATTTCAAAGCCAATCCCAGCGTCGAAGCAAGGGATTTGCTGATCGAAATCAGAAAAATCTTCATCGAGCTCGGAGAGGTATTGGGATTGGAATTTGGTTTATCCATCGTCCAGGAATCGAATATTAAACTTCCCAGGATTCAAGAGTTGCTTAAGTTGCTCCCGGAGATGATGCTAAACGACCTCCTTGATCTCTACTTCGAACTATCCCAAGGGCCCGATACGAAAGAAACCAGGGCAGGATTGAAGGAGGATTTCACCAAAATCCTCAACACAATTTTGGATGTGCGAAAGCGAGCTCGAGAGAGAAAGGATTGGAAGACCGCGGATAACATTCGAGAGAGGTTAAATGGAATGGGCATAGAGGTACGCGACGTGGACACGCCCAAGGGATATAAATGGAAGTTCAGCTTTCAGAGAGTGATCGATATATATGAGCGAAGTCGTTGA
- a CDS encoding TRAM domain-containing protein: protein MLIRIIRILFIITGAIAGYQLVNVIKVPIPELIGIISYIIIGSGIGYVLGGIAGRWLVKAINWIEANVQKIPSLDLIIGALGLIVGLVLATLISWPLKYLPSELKLLHIFLTVLVFVVLGYLGIRLSLRKKEDFRGALRIFSQVKIPKATYFPEEKILDTSVIIDGRIADICGTGFIEGRLNVPRFILKELQKIADSEDSLKRNRGRRGLDILGALQREPRVEIHILEQDYPELLDVDARLVRLAKELDGVILTNDYNLNKVAELQGVRVLNINELANALKPVVLPGEEMSVRILREGKEAGQGVGYLDDGTMVVVDGGKKFVGEDVEVLVTSVLQTPAGRMIFTKLKDVEATSA from the coding sequence ATGCTCATTCGCATCATTCGTATCCTTTTCATCATCACAGGAGCTATTGCTGGTTATCAGTTGGTGAATGTGATCAAGGTACCCATCCCCGAGCTCATCGGAATCATATCATACATAATAATTGGTTCTGGGATCGGATATGTTTTGGGTGGAATCGCTGGCAGATGGCTGGTTAAAGCGATAAATTGGATTGAAGCCAATGTCCAGAAGATTCCCAGTTTGGATCTGATAATCGGTGCATTAGGTTTAATAGTTGGGCTGGTTCTGGCAACCCTAATTTCATGGCCTTTGAAGTATCTCCCATCGGAACTGAAATTATTGCACATCTTCTTAACCGTTCTGGTCTTCGTCGTCTTGGGCTATTTGGGGATACGCCTCTCACTCCGCAAAAAGGAGGATTTTCGAGGAGCGCTTCGGATCTTTTCCCAGGTTAAGATACCAAAGGCAACATATTTCCCCGAAGAAAAGATCTTGGATACCAGCGTCATCATCGATGGACGGATTGCCGATATTTGTGGGACCGGTTTCATTGAGGGGCGGCTAAATGTGCCTCGCTTCATATTGAAGGAGCTACAGAAGATTGCTGATTCTGAAGATAGCCTCAAGAGAAATCGGGGACGTAGGGGACTTGATATTTTAGGTGCACTTCAGCGGGAGCCAAGAGTGGAAATCCACATTTTGGAGCAGGACTACCCAGAACTTTTAGATGTCGATGCCAGGTTGGTTCGTCTTGCCAAGGAATTGGATGGTGTAATCCTCACCAACGATTACAATTTAAATAAAGTCGCTGAATTACAAGGGGTAAGGGTCCTTAACATCAATGAACTTGCAAATGCCCTTAAACCAGTGGTCTTACCGGGTGAAGAAATGAGCGTGCGTATTTTAAGGGAAGGGAAGGAAGCCGGACAGGGCGTTGGGTACCTGGATGATGGAACCATGGTCGTAGTGGATGGAGGGAAGAAGTTCGTTGGCGAGGATGTCGAGGTTTTGGTGACGAGTGTCCTTCAAACTCCGGCGGGGAGGATGATCTTCACCAAGCTCAAAGATGTGGAGGCCACCAGTGCTTAA
- a CDS encoding nucleotidyltransferase domain-containing protein, giving the protein MSEGELASIVKVSHMTINRLMKELRALNLVTMERIGNANVWAVNRESYAYQVLSEIVKKIAETPLEHLKKTILKNIPKTLVKEVILFGSIASGGEEISSDIDLFILVKSKQDKTKLEPFIDKLSNQCLILYGNRLAPYILTELELKKKENLPLISEVRKGIQIYSSKGASVGKAKDETH; this is encoded by the coding sequence ATGAGCGAAGGCGAACTTGCTAGCATTGTTAAGGTGTCACATATGACTATCAATAGGTTGATGAAAGAACTCCGGGCTTTGAATTTAGTCACTATGGAGCGGATAGGAAATGCAAATGTATGGGCAGTAAATAGGGAAAGTTATGCTTATCAGGTACTTTCTGAAATAGTAAAAAAGATTGCTGAGACTCCTCTCGAACATCTAAAGAAGACCATACTTAAAAATATTCCCAAGACGCTAGTAAAGGAAGTTATCCTCTTTGGATCCATTGCATCGGGAGGAGAGGAGATAAGCAGTGATATCGACTTATTTATTTTAGTGAAATCCAAACAAGATAAAACCAAACTAGAGCCTTTTATCGACAAACTTTCTAACCAATGTCTCATACTTTACGGTAACAGATTAGCGCCGTATATCCTAACCGAACTTGAATTGAAAAAGAAGGAGAATTTACCTCTAATATCGGAGGTCAGAAAGGGCATTCAAATCTATTCATCAAAAGGGGCATCTGTTGGCAAAGCTAAAGACGAGACGCATTGA
- a CDS encoding GTP-binding protein, which yields MAKKKFERVKPHMNVGTIGHVDHGKTMLTAAITKCLNSRGLEVEPRSFESIDNAPEEKERGITICIAHVEYQTEKRHYAHVVGVTRAVHVG from the coding sequence ATGGCAAAGAAGAAATTCGAAAGGGTAAAACCCCACATGAACGTGGGAACAATAGGTCACGTGGACCACGGCAAGACCATGCTCACCGCGGCCATCACCAAGTGTCTGAACTCCCGTGGACTCGAGGTTGAGCCCAGGAGCTTCGAGTCCATCGACAATGCCCCTGAGGAGAAGGAGAGGGGCATCACCATCTGCATCGCCCACGTGGAGTACCAGACAGAGAAGAGACACTACGCCCACGTGGTCGGCGTGACCCGGGCAGTCCACGTGGGCG
- the cysE gene encoding serine O-acetyltransferase, protein MFDALKGDVQAALDRDPAATSALEVILAYPGFHAICFHRIAHWLHRRRLRLLARLLSHISRFLTAIEIHPGAQIGRGFFIDHGMGVVIGETTEIGDNVTLYQGVTLGGTGKERGKRHPTIGDNVVIAAGATVLGAVNVGDNSIVGAGAVVIHPVPPNCTVVGVPGRIVVREGKKVPTIDLHHERLPDPVAEMFNAIHRRLDRLEHKIEEARKDEPEGL, encoded by the coding sequence ATGTTTGATGCTTTAAAAGGGGATGTTCAGGCGGCTCTTGATAGAGACCCCGCCGCCACGAGCGCCCTTGAGGTTATCCTGGCTTATCCGGGGTTTCATGCCATTTGTTTTCACCGCATAGCCCATTGGTTACATAGGAGGAGACTAAGATTGCTCGCTCGCCTACTCTCCCACATAAGTCGTTTTTTAACGGCCATTGAAATTCACCCCGGGGCGCAGATTGGGCGAGGATTTTTCATAGACCATGGCATGGGAGTGGTCATAGGAGAGACCACCGAGATTGGAGATAATGTCACCCTTTATCAAGGTGTAACTTTGGGGGGAACCGGAAAGGAAAGAGGGAAGCGTCACCCCACCATAGGTGATAACGTGGTCATCGCCGCCGGTGCAACCGTTCTGGGTGCCGTAAATGTGGGAGATAATTCTATTGTGGGAGCGGGAGCTGTGGTGATCCATCCAGTCCCTCCAAACTGCACCGTGGTAGGCGTTCCCGGTCGCATAGTCGTTCGGGAGGGGAAGAAGGTTCCCACCATCGATCTACACCATGAAAGGCTCCCAGATCCCGTGGCGGAGATGTTTAATGCCATTCACCGTCGTCTGGATAGACTAGAACACAAAATCGAAGAGGCAAGGAAGGATGAGCCTGAGGGTTTATAA